One stretch of Rosistilla oblonga DNA includes these proteins:
- a CDS encoding TetR/AcrR family transcriptional regulator: MPWEKSFDEAEVLDKAMHVFWEKGYASTSITDLTTATGIQRGSLYNAFSGKQELFVRSLLKYDTEQRRTLIQKLERMDDPLKAFKFLFDAIVKQSLSDPKKKGCFLINTSLTLGDHDAAAQKIVGTSLREFTEFFEQQIKLGQQRKQIPKSVDPEPTARTLFALLVGMRVMARGSFDKPALQQVADQAMRLVA, encoded by the coding sequence ATGCCTTGGGAAAAATCATTCGACGAAGCGGAAGTGCTCGACAAAGCGATGCATGTCTTTTGGGAAAAAGGCTATGCATCGACTTCGATCACCGATCTGACAACGGCGACAGGTATCCAACGCGGCAGCCTCTACAATGCCTTTTCCGGCAAACAGGAACTCTTCGTCCGTTCACTGTTGAAATACGACACAGAACAACGTCGAACGCTGATCCAGAAATTGGAACGGATGGATGATCCGTTGAAAGCGTTTAAGTTCCTGTTCGATGCGATCGTCAAGCAGTCGCTGTCCGATCCGAAGAAGAAGGGCTGCTTTCTTATCAACACGTCGCTTACGCTTGGTGACCACGACGCGGCCGCTCAGAAAATCGTCGGCACCTCGCTGCGCGAGTTCACTGAATTCTTCGAGCAACAGATAAAACTAGGGCAGCAGCGAAAGCAGATCCCAAAATCGGTCGATCCCGAACCGACCGCCCGAACGCTCTTCGCCCTTTTGGTCGGCATGCGTGTCATGGCCCGCGGCAGTTTTGATAAACCGGCACTCCAGCAAGTTGCCGACCAAGCGATGCGATTGGTGGCTTAG
- a CDS encoding PSD1 and planctomycete cytochrome C domain-containing protein, whose protein sequence is MGFAILFVATEAWSAESRPISFNRDIRPILSDRCFACHGPDAETVAGGLRLDVREQAVAAAIVPGDASASEVIARVLSDDDDLRMPPAALHKPLDESQIALLKRWIDEGAEYEVHWAYTPLRRPELPPHQDNGWGINAIDSWIAARLAEVGVEPSPAADPVTLVRRLALDLTGMPPTAAQAEQFVDAPSNEAYEQLIDQLLDSPRFGERMAIYWLDLVRYADTVGYHGDQDVSMSPYRDFVINAFNRNLPYDQFVREQLAGDLLPNPTLDQIVASGYNRLNQTTEEGGAQPKDYLAIYFADRVRNVSQVFMGATVGCAQCHDHKYDPYTAKDFYALGAFFADLEEQGKYGARQRPPQIPVPTAEQSQQLAALDQQVDRAQQDLTELQSSLLAGQAEWEAEALKTAEEPNEVVEIWLDDQPPEATLSGDWNAVTGATEPVQSGEVAWKQVANKLTQHYFINAKQTITIQAKTRLFGWVYLDPETPPVAIMLQWNDGDWNHRAVWGSDAISYGRNNPKQISPAYRRQGKLPETGKWIRLEVDAADVGFKPGDVVNGMAFTQFDGTAYWDSAGTRITDALAPNLVAALRTPAEERSDEQTKQLREHYLTTHPSHIEQSAKVARATAAHDAFAKTITTTPISKSVTPRPIKILHRGNWMDESGEVVEPAIPEFLGALETEGRATRLDLANWMCEPENVSTARTMVNRLWYLMFGRGICTSVDDFGGQGTFPSHPELLDYLAVEFVESGWDIKHMLRMIARSATYRQSSKPSAALRAQDPYNDLFARQGRFRISAEMVRDTNLMISGLLVEKVGGPSSKPYQPAGYYAQLNFPRRTYVADDGPDQYRRGVYTHWQRTFLHPMLKAFDAPSREECTAMRSRSNTPLQALTLLNDPSFVEAARAFAARIMQEADGSVADRIDWAYRQTVLRDADPFVVQELEKLYANHHKHFAAHADQAHQMVAHGNARTSEGLNTAELAAWISVARVLLNLNETITRY, encoded by the coding sequence ATGGGCTTCGCAATTCTGTTCGTGGCGACGGAGGCTTGGTCGGCCGAATCGCGTCCGATTTCGTTCAATCGTGACATCCGACCGATCCTGTCCGATCGCTGCTTCGCCTGTCACGGCCCCGATGCCGAAACGGTCGCGGGCGGTCTACGGTTGGATGTCCGCGAACAAGCGGTTGCGGCTGCGATCGTGCCAGGCGATGCATCGGCGAGCGAAGTGATCGCCCGCGTTCTTTCAGACGACGACGATCTCCGGATGCCGCCAGCCGCTTTGCACAAGCCGCTCGATGAATCGCAGATCGCGCTACTGAAGCGTTGGATCGATGAGGGAGCCGAATATGAAGTCCACTGGGCCTACACGCCGCTGCGTCGCCCAGAGCTTCCCCCGCATCAGGACAACGGCTGGGGCATCAACGCGATCGACAGCTGGATCGCTGCGCGGCTGGCCGAGGTTGGTGTCGAACCATCGCCCGCCGCCGATCCGGTGACTTTGGTCCGCCGGCTGGCCTTGGACCTTACCGGCATGCCGCCGACAGCGGCGCAAGCCGAACAGTTTGTTGACGCTCCGTCAAACGAAGCGTATGAACAATTGATCGACCAGCTGCTCGATTCGCCTCGCTTTGGCGAACGGATGGCGATCTATTGGTTGGACCTGGTTCGCTACGCCGACACCGTCGGCTACCACGGCGACCAAGACGTCTCGATGTCCCCCTACCGCGACTTCGTCATCAACGCCTTCAACCGCAATCTCCCCTACGACCAATTTGTGCGAGAACAACTAGCGGGCGATCTGTTGCCCAATCCCACGCTGGATCAAATCGTCGCATCGGGTTACAACCGTTTGAACCAAACGACGGAAGAGGGCGGCGCCCAGCCGAAAGACTACCTGGCGATCTATTTCGCCGACCGCGTCCGCAATGTGTCGCAGGTCTTCATGGGAGCGACAGTTGGATGCGCTCAATGCCACGATCATAAATACGATCCCTACACGGCCAAAGACTTCTACGCGTTAGGTGCATTCTTCGCCGACTTGGAAGAGCAAGGCAAATACGGCGCACGGCAACGTCCGCCGCAAATCCCGGTTCCTACCGCTGAACAGAGCCAACAATTGGCGGCGTTGGATCAACAAGTCGATCGAGCCCAACAAGACCTGACGGAACTGCAAAGCTCGCTTTTGGCGGGGCAAGCGGAGTGGGAAGCAGAGGCGTTGAAGACGGCAGAAGAACCGAACGAGGTTGTCGAAATTTGGCTCGACGATCAGCCGCCGGAAGCGACGTTGAGCGGCGATTGGAACGCGGTGACTGGCGCGACGGAACCGGTTCAGTCGGGCGAGGTTGCGTGGAAACAAGTCGCCAACAAATTGACGCAGCACTACTTCATCAACGCCAAACAAACGATCACGATCCAGGCGAAGACGCGGTTGTTCGGATGGGTCTATCTGGATCCGGAAACCCCACCTGTCGCGATCATGCTTCAATGGAACGATGGCGATTGGAACCACCGCGCCGTTTGGGGCAGTGACGCCATTTCCTACGGGCGCAACAATCCCAAACAGATCTCCCCCGCATACCGTCGCCAGGGGAAGCTGCCTGAAACGGGGAAGTGGATCCGTCTGGAAGTCGATGCGGCCGACGTCGGCTTCAAGCCGGGTGACGTCGTCAACGGAATGGCGTTTACTCAATTTGATGGAACCGCCTATTGGGACTCCGCAGGGACGCGAATCACCGACGCCTTGGCTCCCAACCTCGTCGCCGCGCTGCGAACACCGGCTGAGGAGCGTAGCGACGAACAAACAAAACAACTGCGTGAACATTACCTGACCACGCACCCGTCGCACATCGAACAGTCGGCGAAAGTCGCTCGAGCCACAGCCGCTCACGATGCGTTTGCCAAAACGATCACGACGACGCCGATCAGTAAATCGGTGACACCGCGGCCGATCAAAATCCTGCACCGCGGGAACTGGATGGACGAATCGGGGGAAGTCGTCGAACCGGCGATCCCCGAATTTCTAGGAGCCTTGGAAACCGAAGGCCGTGCCACGCGTCTCGACTTGGCCAATTGGATGTGTGAACCAGAGAACGTGTCGACCGCGCGGACGATGGTGAATCGGTTGTGGTACCTGATGTTCGGCCGCGGAATCTGTACCAGCGTCGACGATTTCGGCGGCCAGGGAACATTCCCCAGCCATCCCGAACTGTTGGACTACCTGGCGGTCGAGTTTGTCGAATCGGGCTGGGACATCAAACATATGCTGCGGATGATCGCTCGCAGCGCGACCTACCGCCAGTCGTCGAAGCCGTCGGCCGCGCTGCGTGCCCAAGATCCCTACAACGATCTGTTCGCTCGCCAAGGTCGGTTTCGGATCAGTGCCGAAATGGTCCGCGACACCAACTTGATGATCAGCGGGCTGTTGGTCGAAAAGGTCGGAGGCCCTAGCAGCAAACCGTATCAACCCGCGGGCTATTACGCTCAGCTGAATTTCCCACGACGGACGTACGTCGCCGACGATGGCCCCGATCAATATCGGCGAGGCGTTTACACGCACTGGCAGCGAACGTTTCTGCATCCGATGCTCAAGGCCTTCGACGCTCCCAGCCGCGAGGAATGCACGGCGATGCGATCGCGATCCAACACACCGCTGCAAGCGTTGACGCTGTTGAACGACCCCAGTTTTGTCGAAGCCGCTCGCGCCTTCGCCGCGCGGATCATGCAGGAAGCTGACGGATCGGTCGCCGATCGCATCGATTGGGCCTACCGCCAAACGGTGCTCCGCGACGCCGATCCTTTCGTCGTACAAGAGCTTGAAAAGTTGTACGCCAACCACCACAAACACTTTGCCGCCCACGCCGACCAGGCTCACCAGATGGTCGCTCACGGAAATGCTCGCACGTCGGAAGGGCTCAACACGGCGGAACTGGCGGCCTGGATTAGCGTCGCCCGCGTGCTGTTAAACCTCAACGAAACGATCACTCGGTATTAG
- a CDS encoding HD domain-containing protein encodes MFQTTTLRERRSMHTNVQVAREFALRAHGSQQYGEHPYVYHLDAVAALLEPFGERAQVAAYLHDTVEDTATTIEEIEASFGQAMAETVAILTDEEGEMRSVRKAKTNAKLAATTNTLALTVKAADRLANLQEGQRDAAGKLEMYRREHTAFRKAAYRDGLCEDLWQRIDAIIAGE; translated from the coding sequence GTGTTCCAAACGACAACCCTCCGCGAAAGGAGATCGATGCACACCAACGTACAAGTCGCCCGGGAATTTGCCCTGCGGGCACATGGCAGTCAGCAATATGGCGAGCATCCCTATGTGTACCATCTGGATGCGGTCGCTGCGTTGCTCGAGCCATTTGGTGAGCGAGCGCAAGTGGCTGCCTACCTGCACGATACCGTTGAAGATACGGCGACGACGATTGAAGAAATCGAAGCAAGCTTCGGCCAGGCGATGGCGGAAACGGTTGCGATCCTGACCGACGAGGAAGGCGAAATGCGGAGCGTGCGTAAAGCGAAGACCAACGCAAAACTTGCTGCCACAACCAACACGTTGGCGTTGACGGTCAAAGCGGCCGACCGACTTGCCAACCTGCAGGAAGGACAACGCGACGCCGCAGGCAAATTGGAAATGTACCGTCGAGAACACACGGCCTTCCGCAAGGCCGCCTACCGCGACGGGCTGTGTGAGGATCTGTGGCAACGGATTGATGCGATCATTGCTGGCGAGTAA
- a CDS encoding Na+/H+ antiporter NhaA, with product METNQSDSARRIDLRFFFENSLFLVLGAAIALIWANVANSQGSDAYNAFVHWDIAQFLGLSHGHAHAAEAGGHHGFTIHFLVNDILMALFFAIAAKEVWEALLPGGPLSNLRKAATPLLATLGGVAGPAIVYLAGTTLLGRNDTLGAGWAVPCATDIAFSLLVARMIFGGGHAAISFLLLLAIADDAIGLMILAVFYPSAETNFAWLGFTVAAVASGMAMNRAGVRNFWWYLAIPGVLSWVSFYMAGIHAALGLVPIIPTLPHAKTDLGFFAKAEDARTDTLNAFEHWWKHPVELILGMFALVNAGVVFSSVGAGTGLVLLGLFVGKPLGIGLMTLLAVRSFKLEMPEGMNMRHVVVLGCIASLGFTVALFVSTAAFPMPGPIQDSVKMGALMSFLAPVSAFAMAMALGIRPACFGKRKPAAATQARKPPKAHKQHAL from the coding sequence ATGGAAACGAACCAATCCGACAGCGCCAGACGAATCGATCTGCGGTTCTTCTTTGAAAACTCGCTGTTTCTCGTCCTCGGTGCGGCGATCGCTCTGATTTGGGCCAACGTCGCTAACAGCCAAGGCTCCGACGCCTACAACGCATTTGTACACTGGGACATCGCTCAATTCCTGGGGCTGAGCCACGGACATGCTCACGCAGCCGAAGCGGGCGGACACCACGGATTCACGATCCATTTCCTAGTCAATGACATTTTGATGGCTTTGTTTTTTGCCATCGCAGCGAAAGAAGTTTGGGAAGCGTTGCTTCCGGGCGGACCGCTTTCGAACCTTCGCAAAGCTGCCACGCCGTTGCTGGCAACCCTCGGTGGCGTCGCCGGACCGGCGATAGTCTATCTCGCCGGTACAACTTTGCTGGGCCGCAACGACACGCTTGGTGCCGGCTGGGCTGTTCCTTGTGCAACCGACATCGCGTTCAGTCTACTGGTCGCCCGAATGATCTTCGGTGGCGGACACGCGGCGATCTCGTTCCTGTTGTTGTTGGCGATCGCTGACGACGCGATTGGACTGATGATCCTGGCTGTCTTCTATCCATCGGCCGAAACAAATTTTGCCTGGCTTGGATTCACCGTCGCCGCAGTCGCTTCGGGTATGGCGATGAACCGCGCAGGAGTCCGCAATTTCTGGTGGTACCTGGCGATCCCCGGCGTCCTCAGCTGGGTCTCGTTCTACATGGCTGGCATCCACGCCGCGTTGGGCCTGGTTCCGATCATCCCCACCCTTCCGCACGCGAAGACCGACCTTGGATTCTTTGCCAAAGCTGAAGACGCGCGGACCGATACGTTGAACGCTTTCGAGCATTGGTGGAAGCATCCTGTCGAACTGATCCTGGGCATGTTTGCCTTGGTCAATGCGGGCGTCGTCTTCAGCAGCGTCGGAGCGGGCACCGGATTGGTCCTGCTGGGACTGTTTGTTGGCAAGCCGCTTGGTATCGGCCTGATGACTCTGCTGGCCGTTCGATCGTTCAAGCTGGAGATGCCTGAAGGAATGAACATGCGGCACGTCGTCGTGCTCGGCTGCATCGCCAGCCTCGGCTTCACCGTCGCGTTGTTTGTTTCGACAGCCGCCTTCCCGATGCCCGGACCGATTCAAGACTCGGTCAAGATGGGAGCGTTGATGAGCTTCTTGGCTCCGGTAAGTGCATTCGCAATGGCGATGGCCTTGGGAATTCGCCCGGCATGTTTTGGAAAGCGAAAACCAGCCGCGGCAACGCAAGCTCGTAAGCCGCCGAAGGCTCACAAGCAACACGCCCTATAA
- the katG gene encoding catalase/peroxidase HPI, translating into MQLSFQLACLMTSFAVLGMATTGFAEDPPSDGSSGDSLKGIQKCPVMSPPLDPSARHTAAGAYSNGDWWPNQLNLQILHQNSVKSNPMGDGFDYAAEFNSLDLDAVKKDITELLTTSQDWWPADYGHYGPLFIRMAWHSAGTYRVADGRGGAGYGTQRFAPLNSWPDNASLDKARRLLWPIKQKYGKKISWADLMVLTGNCSLESMGLEPIGFAGGREDVWEPQQDINWGPETTWLGDKRYHGDRELENPLAAVQMGLIYVNPEGPNGKPDPLAAAHDIRETFARMAMNDEETVALIAGGHTFGKGHGAADPSKYVGPEPEAAGLEEQGLGWKNSFGKGNAEDTITSGLEGAWSTTPTEWSNSYFDNLFDYEWELTKSPAGAHQWTPKDKSAEGTVPDAHDPNKSHAPIMFTTDLSLKLDPIYGPISKRFHENPDQFEKAFANAWYKLTHRDMGPVSRCLGPEVAPPQLWQDPVPAVDHALIGEAEIAQLKKILLDSGLSISELMETAWASASTFRGSDKRGGANGARIRLAPQKDWAVNQPAELAKVLKTLEKVQQDFNEKQSGDKRVSLADLIVLGGVAAVEQAAKNGGYEVEVPFYPGRTDATDEQTDVEAFAVLEPKADGFRNYYGHTLDRPAAELLVDRANLLTLTAPEMTALVGGMRVLNVNADTLKLGVFTKQSDTLSNDFFVNLLDMETVWKKSPMCEHFFEGRDRESGELRWQASAVDLVFGSNSQLRAIAEVYASEDAKQKFVHDFAAAWSKVMNLDRFDLDREQRSGTQVALVGRR; encoded by the coding sequence ATGCAACTTTCATTTCAGCTGGCTTGTTTAATGACAAGCTTCGCCGTGCTCGGCATGGCAACCACGGGATTCGCTGAGGATCCACCTTCGGATGGTTCGTCGGGGGATAGTCTCAAGGGGATTCAAAAATGCCCGGTGATGAGCCCGCCGCTCGATCCTAGTGCGCGGCACACCGCTGCGGGGGCGTATTCCAACGGCGACTGGTGGCCCAATCAATTGAACCTGCAGATCCTGCATCAGAATTCGGTCAAAAGCAATCCGATGGGGGATGGGTTTGATTACGCGGCGGAATTCAACAGCTTGGATCTCGACGCGGTTAAGAAGGACATCACCGAGCTGCTGACGACGTCGCAGGATTGGTGGCCAGCCGATTACGGACATTACGGACCGTTGTTCATCCGCATGGCTTGGCACAGTGCGGGGACCTATCGCGTAGCCGATGGTCGCGGCGGTGCCGGTTATGGGACGCAGCGCTTCGCGCCGCTGAACAGCTGGCCCGACAACGCCAGCTTGGACAAAGCCCGTCGTCTGCTGTGGCCGATCAAACAGAAGTATGGCAAAAAAATCTCTTGGGCCGATCTGATGGTCCTGACCGGGAACTGTTCGCTCGAATCGATGGGCTTGGAACCAATCGGGTTCGCCGGTGGACGCGAGGACGTCTGGGAACCACAACAAGACATCAACTGGGGCCCCGAAACGACGTGGTTGGGCGACAAGCGGTACCATGGCGATCGCGAGTTGGAAAATCCGTTGGCCGCGGTCCAGATGGGATTGATCTACGTGAATCCCGAGGGGCCCAACGGCAAGCCCGATCCGTTGGCGGCAGCACACGACATCCGTGAAACGTTCGCTCGGATGGCGATGAACGATGAAGAAACCGTCGCCTTGATCGCCGGAGGGCACACGTTTGGCAAAGGTCACGGTGCGGCCGATCCCAGCAAATACGTAGGCCCCGAACCCGAAGCGGCGGGACTGGAAGAACAGGGCCTCGGCTGGAAGAACTCCTTTGGTAAGGGGAACGCTGAGGATACGATCACCAGCGGTTTGGAAGGAGCTTGGAGTACGACGCCGACCGAGTGGTCGAACAGCTACTTCGACAACTTGTTCGACTACGAATGGGAGTTGACCAAGAGTCCCGCCGGGGCGCATCAGTGGACGCCGAAGGATAAATCGGCCGAGGGAACCGTTCCCGACGCGCACGACCCTAACAAATCGCACGCGCCGATCATGTTCACGACCGACCTGTCGCTGAAGCTGGATCCGATCTACGGTCCGATTTCCAAGCGGTTCCACGAGAATCCCGATCAGTTTGAGAAGGCGTTCGCCAACGCGTGGTACAAGTTGACGCATCGCGACATGGGCCCCGTTTCGCGATGCTTGGGACCTGAGGTCGCCCCGCCGCAATTGTGGCAGGATCCGGTACCCGCGGTCGATCATGCTTTGATTGGCGAAGCGGAGATCGCACAACTGAAGAAGATCTTGCTCGACTCGGGACTTTCGATCTCCGAATTGATGGAGACCGCATGGGCCTCCGCCTCCACGTTCCGCGGCAGCGACAAGCGTGGTGGTGCCAACGGTGCTCGGATCCGACTGGCTCCGCAGAAAGATTGGGCGGTGAACCAACCGGCGGAACTCGCCAAGGTTTTGAAGACGTTGGAAAAAGTTCAGCAGGACTTCAACGAAAAGCAATCGGGTGACAAGCGGGTTTCGCTTGCCGATCTGATCGTGTTGGGCGGTGTTGCGGCAGTCGAACAAGCGGCCAAGAACGGCGGCTACGAAGTGGAGGTTCCGTTTTATCCGGGCCGCACCGATGCGACCGATGAACAGACTGATGTCGAAGCGTTTGCAGTCCTGGAACCGAAGGCTGATGGCTTCCGCAACTACTACGGCCATACGCTCGACCGCCCCGCGGCCGAACTGTTGGTCGACCGAGCGAACTTGTTGACGTTGACGGCCCCCGAGATGACCGCGTTGGTTGGCGGGATGCGAGTGTTGAACGTGAACGCCGACACTTTGAAGTTGGGCGTGTTTACAAAGCAGTCCGATACGCTCTCGAACGACTTCTTCGTGAATCTGTTGGACATGGAGACCGTTTGGAAGAAGTCGCCGATGTGTGAACACTTCTTCGAAGGACGCGACCGAGAGAGTGGTGAACTGCGTTGGCAGGCGAGTGCCGTCGATCTGGTCTTCGGTTCAAACTCGCAACTGCGAGCGATCGCCGAAGTTTACGCCAGCGAAGACGCGAAGCAGAAGTTCGTCCACGACTTCGCAGCCGCTTGGTCCAAGGTAATGAATCTCGATCGATTCGATCTCGATCGCGAACAACGCAGTGGAACGCAAGTCGCTCTCGTTGGCCGGCGCTAA
- a CDS encoding DUF1501 domain-containing protein has translation MNHPFRSHHNSLARRTFLRRVGLGSVALSSLLDSEAGAATLAEVPHHRPRIKRVIHLCMAGGPSHLETFDNKPELARLDGQPMPESLTAGQPIAQLQNRALKVMGPQHPFVRQGKSGLEMTSVFKHMGQVADEMCVIKSMHTEQINHDPAHTFFNTGTAISGRPSMGSWVLYGLGSETQNLPGYIVLTSEGGGQSQPISSRQWHSGFLPSQHQGVQLHATGNPVHYVGNPAGVGPRQQKEIVDAIARIDSHRNEVLDDPEIATRIKTYEMAFRMQASVPELTEMSDESQKTIEMYGCTPGDGSFGSNCLLARRLAERGVRFIQLYHRGWDHHGGVKAGVAKTASLVDQGTTALVQDLKQRGMLDETLIVWGGEFGRTPMAQGSGRDHHIKGFSIWLAGGGVRGGTTYGATDDFGYNAVQNKVHVRDFHATMLHMLGIDHHRFTYKFQGLDFKLTGVEEAHVVKDILS, from the coding sequence ATGAACCATCCCTTCCGTTCACACCACAACTCGCTGGCTCGCCGAACGTTTTTGCGACGCGTCGGTCTTGGCTCGGTCGCGCTGTCATCGCTGCTCGATAGCGAAGCCGGCGCGGCGACGCTGGCGGAAGTGCCTCACCATAGGCCACGGATCAAACGGGTGATCCATCTATGCATGGCGGGTGGACCGAGCCATCTGGAAACGTTTGACAACAAGCCGGAACTTGCGCGACTCGACGGCCAGCCGATGCCGGAGTCGCTGACTGCGGGCCAACCGATCGCTCAGCTGCAAAACCGAGCGCTCAAGGTGATGGGGCCGCAACATCCGTTTGTCCGACAGGGGAAATCGGGATTGGAGATGACGTCGGTTTTCAAACACATGGGGCAAGTGGCCGATGAGATGTGCGTGATCAAATCGATGCACACCGAACAGATCAATCACGACCCGGCTCACACCTTCTTCAACACCGGCACGGCGATCAGCGGACGGCCGTCGATGGGATCGTGGGTGCTGTATGGATTGGGATCGGAAACGCAGAACCTGCCCGGCTACATCGTGTTGACAAGCGAGGGAGGCGGGCAATCGCAACCGATCAGTTCGCGGCAGTGGCACTCCGGATTTCTACCGAGCCAGCACCAAGGAGTGCAGTTGCACGCGACGGGGAATCCCGTTCACTACGTCGGCAATCCGGCGGGTGTTGGGCCGAGGCAACAGAAAGAGATCGTCGACGCGATCGCGCGGATCGATTCGCATCGCAACGAAGTGTTGGACGATCCCGAGATCGCGACGCGGATCAAGACCTACGAGATGGCGTTCCGGATGCAGGCATCGGTTCCCGAGTTGACCGAGATGTCGGACGAATCACAGAAGACGATCGAGATGTACGGCTGCACGCCCGGCGATGGATCGTTTGGCAGCAATTGTTTACTGGCTCGCCGCTTGGCCGAACGCGGCGTCCGCTTCATCCAACTGTATCATCGCGGCTGGGATCACCACGGCGGAGTGAAAGCGGGAGTCGCCAAGACGGCGTCGCTTGTCGATCAAGGGACGACGGCGCTGGTGCAAGATCTGAAGCAGCGAGGGATGTTGGACGAGACGCTGATTGTTTGGGGAGGCGAATTCGGCCGGACGCCGATGGCGCAGGGAAGTGGCCGCGATCATCACATCAAAGGCTTTTCGATCTGGCTGGCCGGCGGCGGTGTCCGCGGCGGAACGACTTACGGTGCGACCGACGATTTCGGATACAACGCAGTACAGAACAAAGTCCACGTCCGCGACTTCCACGCCACAATGCTGCACATGTTAGGAATCGATCACCACCGCTTCACCTACAAATTTCAAGGCCTCGACTTCAAACTGACAGGCGTCGAAGAAGCCCATGTCGTGAAAGACATTTTGAGTTGA
- the gnd gene encoding decarboxylating NADP(+)-dependent phosphogluconate dehydrogenase, whose protein sequence is MSGDCDFGLIGLAVMGENLALNVESRGYKVAVYNRTTDKVDALIEGRAAGKNFVGCHSIEEFVKSCARPRKLMMLVKAGPAVDAIIEQLTPFLEPGDIIIDGGNTHYADTERRTKEVEAKGFHFIGTGVSGGEEGALKGPSLMPGGSKDAWPMVKEMFQAISAKVGPNNDIPCCDWVGPRGAGHYVKMVHNGIEYGDMQLICEAYQLLKDVGGLTNDELYDVFDEWNKGELQSYLIEITRDIFSVKDGDTSDHLVDRILDVAGAKGTGKWMSQLALDLGVPSTLVTSAVFARGISAQKEARVRASSILPGPAEGDNPKLAAAVAELAGDRATFIEMVRQGLYASKIVSYAQGFVQLQAASQEHDWDLDYGQCALLWRGGCIIRAQFLDRIKEAFDDQPNLENLMLYPYFKDAMATAQPHFRAVVMAATQLGVPVPAFSTALAYYDSYRRDRLPANLLQAQRDYFGAHTYKRTDKDGVYHTEWLDLRKQPTS, encoded by the coding sequence ATGAGTGGTGATTGCGATTTCGGGCTGATCGGCCTAGCTGTAATGGGCGAGAACCTGGCCCTGAATGTAGAGAGCCGCGGTTACAAGGTTGCCGTTTACAACCGCACGACCGACAAGGTCGATGCCCTGATCGAAGGCCGTGCCGCTGGCAAGAACTTCGTCGGTTGCCACTCGATCGAAGAGTTCGTGAAGTCGTGTGCCCGTCCGCGCAAGTTGATGATGTTGGTCAAAGCGGGCCCCGCTGTCGACGCGATCATCGAACAATTGACGCCGTTTTTGGAACCAGGCGACATCATCATCGACGGTGGAAACACCCACTACGCCGATACCGAACGCCGCACAAAAGAAGTCGAGGCCAAGGGCTTCCACTTCATCGGCACCGGTGTTTCCGGTGGTGAAGAAGGCGCTCTGAAGGGCCCAAGCCTGATGCCAGGCGGATCGAAAGATGCTTGGCCGATGGTCAAGGAGATGTTCCAAGCGATCTCGGCGAAGGTCGGTCCGAATAACGACATCCCTTGCTGCGATTGGGTTGGCCCACGCGGTGCCGGCCACTACGTGAAGATGGTTCACAACGGCATCGAATACGGCGACATGCAGTTGATCTGCGAAGCGTATCAATTGCTGAAAGACGTCGGCGGCCTGACCAACGACGAACTCTATGACGTCTTCGACGAATGGAACAAGGGCGAACTGCAAAGCTACTTGATCGAGATCACTCGTGACATCTTTAGCGTCAAAGATGGCGACACCAGCGACCACTTGGTCGATCGCATCTTGGACGTCGCTGGCGCCAAGGGCACCGGCAAATGGATGAGCCAATTGGCGTTGGATCTGGGCGTGCCAAGCACCCTGGTCACATCGGCTGTATTCGCTCGCGGCATCTCGGCTCAAAAGGAAGCTCGCGTTCGCGCCAGCAGCATCCTTCCCGGACCGGCTGAAGGCGATAACCCGAAGCTGGCCGCAGCGGTTGCCGAATTGGCGGGCGACCGAGCGACCTTCATCGAGATGGTTCGCCAAGGTCTGTACGCGTCGAAGATCGTCAGCTACGCACAAGGCTTCGTCCAACTGCAAGCTGCATCGCAAGAGCACGACTGGGATCTCGATTACGGCCAATGCGCCCTGCTGTGGCGTGGCGGTTGCATCATCCGCGCCCAGTTCCTCGATCGCATCAAGGAAGCGTTCGACGATCAACCGAACCTGGAAAACCTGATGCTGTATCCTTATTTCAAGGATGCGATGGCAACCGCTCAGCCTCATTTCCGTGCCGTCGTTATGGCAGCAACTCAGTTGGGCGTTCCGGTTCCCGCGTTCAGCACCGCGTTGGCCTACTACGACAGCTACCGTCGCGATCGCTTGCCAGCGAACCTGCTGCAAGCTCAACGCGATTACTTCGGTGCTCACACCTACAAGCGAACCGACAAAGATGGCGTCTACCACACCGAGTGGTTGGACCTCCGCAAGCAACCGACCAGCTAG